The nucleotide sequence CAGAATCGCGCCAGCCTGTCGAATCGCAAGTGGTCGGTGAAATCTGGATCCGTGGCGAAGGTGTCACCGACGGCTACTGGAATCGCGACGAAGAAAACGAGACCCAATTCCGTGCGTCGTTGGCCCAAGACGATGGCCGCCGTTTTTGCCGTACCGGGGATCTCGGCTTTGAATTCGAGGGAAATCTGTTCATCACCGGACGCCGCAAGGACGTGGTCGTACTGCGGGGGCGGAACCACTATCCCCAGGACATCGAAGCCACCGTACGCGAGCTTTTTGCGGGCGAATCGATCCAGACCGCCGCGTTTGCCGTGGATGCCCACCGGGGCGAAGCGTTGATTGTGGTGGTCGAATTGCCCCGCCGTGACGCCAATGTGGACCACGCCGGAACGGTCCGGCGGATTCGACGGGCGATCGTCGAAGCCCATGAAATTGACCCAACGGAGGTCTTGCTGGTTCGTGCCGCGACGGTACCGTTAACCAGTAGTGGGAAAGTCCAGCGTCTGCGTTGTCGCCAACAGTTTCTTGACGGCGACATCAAAACGAAACACCACTACCGGCGCGCCTTTGCCGGTGAACAGTCCGTGATGTTGCCCGATCTGCCGGCTTCGCCCGACGGTTCGGACCGCAACACGGTCATTCAAGCCATCGAGGCTTGGCTGGTCGAATGGTTGACGGTTCGCGCCGGTGTGCGACCCGACGACATCGAACTGGACAAGCCCTTTGCCGAATACGGATTGGATTCGATGACCGCTGTGGAAATGAGCGGTGAGATCGAAGATTGGTCCGGGATCGAGTTGACCCCGGTGCTTGCCCTAAACCATCCGACCGTTTCAAGACTGAGCGTGTATCTGGCCGACCAATGGTTGGGCGATTCCCGCACGAGTGCGAGTGCCGAGGACGGTTCGGCACCCCAAGCCTTGAACGGCCACGCCGACGATCTGTCCCAGCCGACGGTCGAAGAACTCGATCCCGCAGAATTGGAAGGGCTGCTTGACGAGATCGAAGGCCTATCCGAAGACCAAGTCAATCATGCCCTCGCAGATAAACGACGAACCTGAATCCGGTGCACCGCCGGCCGACGATCTTAACAAGCGACTATCGAATCTTTCTCCCGCGCAACGCGAACTGCTGGCCCGCCGCCTTCGTGAAAAGGCCCAGTCTTCATCCGCCAACGGTTCCAATCATTCCAATGGTCATGGAGCCGCGGATCCATCGGTTGACGCGCATCGTTCGACGTCCGCGGCGCCGCTTCACGATGACCTGATCGCGATCGTCGGTATCGGTTGCCGGTTGCCGGGTGCGCCCAATCCCGATGCCTATTGGCAGTTGATCGAATCGGGCAATCGCGCCATCCGCGAAATCGGCAGCGATCGATGGGATCAGCGTCAGTTCTTCGACGCCACCGGTCGTTCTCCCGGGAAGATGTCGGTCGACAAGTTGGCTTTGATCGACAGCGTCAGCGACTTTGATCCGGAATTTTTCGGCATCTCACCCCGCGAAGCGTCTCGAATGGATCCCCAACAGCGTTTGTTGTTGGAAGTGGTTTGGGAAACGTTCGAAGACGCCGGCGTGACCATCGATGCATTGCGTGGCAGCCGCACGGGGGTGTACGTCGGCATTGGTGGAACGGACTATTCAAAGGTTCCTTCACGATACCCGGACTACTTTGAACACATTGATGCGCACCTGGGCACCGGGAACGCGCTCAGCATCGCCGCGGGACGGATCTCGTATCTGTTTGATCTACGCGGGCCTTCCTTCATCGTGGACACGGCTTGTTCATCGGCCTTGGTCGCGATTCATCAAGCGGTCGTCTCGTTGCGCCGCCACGAAAGCGACGCGGCCATCGCCGGCGGTGTGAATTTGATCCTGACGCCGGAAACCACCATCGCTTTCAGCAAAGCGCGGATGCTTAGCCCCGATGGTGATTGCCGCCCCTTCGATGATGATGCCAACGGTTATGTGCGTGGCGAAGGCTGCGGCATGGTGCTGATGAAACGGTACACCGATGCGCTTCGCGACGGCGATCAGGTGTGCGGGGTGATTCGTGGTTCGGCGATCAACCAAGATGGTCGAACCAGCGGCATCACCGCCCCCAGCAGCGAAGCGCAGGTCCGATGCATTCGCGAGGCCATGGCGGGTGCCAAAGTCACGCCGGACCATGTCAGCTATGTCGAAGCCCATGGCACGGGAACACCTTTGGGTGACCCGATTGAAATGACGGCGTTGCAACAAGTCTTTGGCGGCCGCACCCAAGATCTGTCGCCCGTCCGTGTCGGCAGCGTCAAAGGCAACATCGGCCACACCGAAACGGTCAGCGGGGTCGCGGGACTGTTGAAGGTCTTGCAGATGTTCCGCCATCAACGGATTCCTCGACAAGCGGGATTCGGTCGGCTGAATCGCAACATCCGTTTGGAAGACAACCGGCTGAAAATCGCGGATCAGTCCCACGATTGGATGTGCGGCGATGTGGGAACCCGGATCGCGGGGGTCAGCAGTTTCGGTTTCGGCGGAACCAACGCGCACTTGATCGTCCAGGAAGCTCCCAATCCGCACACCGGTGAAAACGGCACCGCCGTGGCCAACGGCCACGTCAACGGATCCACGATTGCTCCGGTGCAACGCAATGGTTCATCGGCCGCGTCCAATGGCGAAATCAAGTCCGACGCTGCCAGCCAATTGGTCGTGTTGTCAGCCAAAGATGATGGTCCATTGCAGGACTTGGCCGTCCAATACGCCGATCGCTGTGACGAATTTGATGCGGCCCAATTACGGGACTTTGCCGCCACGACGACACTGCACCGTTCGTCGCTGACCCGGCGGTTGGCGGTGGTTGGAAATAGCGGACCGGACATCGCCAAGTCGCTGCGTGATTTCGCGGCGCAGGAACCGGCTCGTTCCTTAGCGAAGGCCCGCTACGGGCGACCGCCGCAGGGACGACGTCCAAAGCTGGCGATGGTTTTCACCGGCCAGGGTTCGCAATATGTCGGCATGGGGCAAACGCTGGCGAAGCAGTATGAGCCGTTCCGACGATCGATCGATGCGTCATCGCAATGGGTGGACCCTCATTTGCCGTACCCGCTATGGGACGTTTTGCGGGGTGATGCCGGCGACATCGATCATACGTCGCTGGCGCAGCCGGCGATCTGCGCGATCCAATGTGCGTTGGTGGATGTCCTGCGGGACCGTGGCTTGACCCCCGACGTCGTGGCCGGTCACAGCATCGGTGAAATCGCGGCGTTTTACAGTGTCGGCGCGATCGATCAACGACAAGCCATGTTGTTGGCGACCTATCGCGGCAAATGGATGGGCGATCTGCCCGCCGGCGGAACGATGGCTGCGTTGCTGGCGCCCGTCGAACAAGTCCAACAGTGGATCAAGCAATCCGGCAGCTCCGCCGTGATCGCCGCGATGAACGGAGTCAACGCGACGGTGATCGCTGGGACCAACGATGCGGTCGCCGAACTGGGACGCGTCGCCAAGGATTCATCCGTCGCCGTTTATCCGCTGGATGTGTCGCACGCGTTTCATTCACCTCTGATGCGGCCCGCGAAGCAGCCGTTGGAAAACGAGTTGCGCAGACTGTTGGATCCGATACAAATTCCAAGAAACATCCGATTCGCTTCGTCGCTGACGGGTGACTGGTTGGAAGGCTCGATCGACGTTGATTATTGGATCGAACATCTGGTGTCACCCGTTCGGTTCACCGATGTGATGAATCGCTTAGCGGAAGTCACCAACGACTTGGTGATCGAGGTGGGCCCCCGACCGCAATTGATCGGCATGTTGCGGCGTCATCAATCGACACGGACCGATCCGAATCACGGCCAAGCCGAAACGCCGGAACTGGTTTCCGTCTTGGATTCCGGCACCCCCGATCGTGAAAGTTGGTTGAAGACGCTGGGACAAGCTTGGACTTGCGGCTTCGATGTCGATTGGAAAGCGGAGTGGAACGGGAAATCGTTTCGACGGGTCGCCCTGCCACTGTATCCGTTTGCAAGATCGCGGTACTGGTACGATCCGCCCGCAAAGCGTGGTGCCGCGGTCGGTGGTTCTCAAGTCCATCCGATCTTGGGTTCGCAGCAAACTCTGGCCATCGGCGGGACTCTTTTCGCCAACACGATTCGCGACCGATTGCCGGCTTTCCTGGCCGATCACATTGTCAGCGGCAGCGTCACCGTGCCAGGTGCCGCGTGGTTGGAATCGATCCTCGCGGCGGCACGTCAGTGTTTCCCGGATCAGCCAATCGCGTTGGAGTCTTTCGAAATTCAGCGACCGGTGTTCATGCAACCGGAACGCGCCGTGGACGTGCAGGTCCATGTCGCACCGCTGGCGGCCAATCGATCCAAAGTTCAAATTTCCACTGCCGAACACGACGACGAAACCAAAGTCGACTGGGCGACCTGCGCCAGCGCTACGGTCCGGGTCGGCCCCACCGCGGTGACCTACGGCGATATGTCCGCGGCCGAGCGATCGACGCCGGAATCCTTAGACGAAATTCCCGTCGATCAGTTCTATCAGTCGGCCGAACGCGCCGGTTTGAAGTACGAACCGCTGTTCCAAGTGTTACGAAAGATCCGTGTCGGTCAGGGCATCGCCATCGGTGAACTTGCGGTCGACGCGACATTGGAATCGGACGTCGACAATTACCGATGGCATCCGGTGTTGCTGGACGGGGCGTTGCAACTGATCGGTGCGGCCATCCATGGTTCCCGGCGATCCGGCGAAAGATCGGACGTCGCCGCATTTCTGCCGCACAGCATCGGGTCCGTTCACTTGGGACCGTCGACCCGTCAAATCGCGAAGGCCAAAGCGGTATTGAAGTCTTGCGATCATGACGCGATCGCGGATGTCGTGTTGCGCGACGATCAAGGCGACGTCGTGGGGACGCTGGTTGACGTGACCCTGCGTCGGTTGCAACGTGACCGTCGTACCAATACCGAGGATCCATCACGCTGGATCTATCAAACCCAGTGGTCGCTGGCCGCCGAACCGGATGCCGATTTCGACGGCAATTTGCCCTCGTTCGTTTGGCCCGTTTCGGGACAAGACCAAGTCCAACCGGAGGGACACGAATGGCTGTGGGTCCAACCGTCATCCAAATGCTTTGGCTCCGGTGCAATCAGCGGTAATTGTGATTTGGCTGCGCGAGTCGCCGATCAAACAACCGCTGTATTGGACTTCATTCAGGCGGCGTTGAAACACAGCCCGCCGCCACGAGTGTCGGTGATCACACAAGCCGCATTCAATGTTGCGGATTCGACGGTCGACGTGGATCCGGTTGCATCTGCCGTCGCGGGATTGATCCGTTCGGCGACCAACGAGTGCCCCGGGCTGCGAATCCGTCACTTGGATGTCGACGTTCGCGATGATTCGACCGCTGCGATGGTTCGTCATTGGCTGGCATCGGACGATACGGTGGAAACGGAATCTGCGATTCGCGACGGCCAGTGGTGGATCCCACGACTGAACCATGTACCCCATGCACTGCTTTCGCGCCCGGAGGGATCCGAGTTGGCGTTGCCTGACCGTGGCGAATACCGGATCCGGCTGGACGGGACACATCGCATCGAAGGTCTGTGGGCCCAGCGGATGCCCCAAGAGATCCCGATCGATGACGAGGTCCGTGTTCGTTGTCGTGCCGTCGGTTTGAACTTCAGCGACGTCTTGAAATCGATGGACCTTTATCCGGGCGTGACCGATCAAGTGGTTCCGTTGGGAATTGAAGTTTGTGGCATCGTCGAATCAGTGGGGCCCGCTGTCCAAGACATGCACCCGGGCATGCGTGTGATGGGTGTGGTTCCCCATGGTTTCGCCTCGGCGGATCGCACGACTGAGTCGTTGTTGACTCGTGTCCCGGACGGCCTGAGTGATGAAGAAGCGGCGGGTGTTCCGATCGTTTTCCTAACCGCCCATCATGCGCTGCTTAATGTCGGCCGATTGACGGCAGGCGAAAAGGTATTGATCCATGCCGGTGCCGGTGGCGTGGGATTGGCTGCGATTCAGGTCGCCCAGGCTGTCGGTGCCGACGTGTACTGCACGGCCGGTAGCGAGCATAAACGACAGTTGTTGGCTCAGTTGGGAGTCCCTGAAGACCAGATCTTCGACAGTCGTGATCTTGGATCGATCGAACAGATTCGCCGGCACAGCGACGGGATCGATGTCGTCTTGAATTCACTTCCGGGCGAATGGATTGATGCGTCGATCGGCTTGCTCAGGGCACATGGCCGGTTCTTAGAAATCGGCAAGATCGACATTTACAAGAATCGGCCGTTGGGTCTGTTGCCGTTCCAAGACAACCTGACCTACAGCGCGATTGATCTGGATCGTTTGCTGCGAAATCGACCGACCGAAGTCCGGGAACTGTACCGTCAGGTCGTCGATGGTTTTGAAACTGGTCGCTATCGTCCGTTGCCGATCACGCGTTTTCGTTTGGACGAATTACCGGCTGCGATGCGTTACATGGCCGCGCGCCGCAACATCGGAAAGATCGTGGTCGCGCCGACGTTGCATCGAGATGATTTGGCACGACATTCGGGATCTCATCTGATTTCCGGCGGCAGCGGCGCGATTGCCACCACCGTCGCACGACGTCTGATTCAACGAGGGGCGAAACGCGTCGATTTGGTGGCGCGTCGGCCGTTGCCTGAACGGGTGCAAGCTTTGGCCCAGTGGGCCAGGCAATGGGATGCGACCGTTGTCTATCACCAAGCAGATGTGACCGACGTCGATTCGATGCGAACCTTGGTGGATCAGATCACACAGTCGACGGGTCAGTTGCGAGGCGTGATTCATGCGGCGGGCGTTCTGGATGACCGTTTGATCGGTTCGATCGATCATGATTCGCTGTCCGACGTGTTGTGTCCGAAGACCAACGGTACCGTCGCGTTGCATCAAGCGACTCGTTCCCATGACCTGGACTATTTCACGTTATTGGGCAGCGTTGCCAGCGTCTTTGGTTCGCCCGCTCAATCGAACTATGCGGCGGCCAATGCGTTCTTGGAAGGCTTCGCTGCGGCACGTCGTGGCGCCGGTTTACCCGCCAATGTCGTCCACTGGGGACCCTGGGATTCGGCCAACGGGGGCATGACTGACGACGCGGCGACGCAGAAGAATATTGCTGCGTTAGGAATGCGGCCCTTGCCGGTGGAAGTCGCCAGCGACGTCTTGATCGATGCCGCAACCGCACCGGCGGCGCCCGAAACGTTGACCGTGGTGGACGTTGATTGGCGAAAGATGATGGCGGCCGGATTCGCCGACCCCGGACCGTCGCGTCTGCGTGGGTTGACCGGTTCGGTATCGAATGACGTTTCCGATTCCGGTTCGGTCGACACTGAATTTTTGGCCGTCTTGGACCAAGCCAAGGTGGACAGCCGGCTCGGTTTGACGCTGACCTACTTGTCCAACCAGCTTGCAATGATTTTGGGGATGTCGGCGGATTCAATCGACCGGACCGAACCGCTTGCGGCACTGGGGCTGGATTCGCTGATGGCGATCGAATTGAAGAACAATATCGAAGCAAGACTGGACGTTCAGTTACCCATCAGTCGGTTTGTCGAAAACCCCTCACTAAGCACTTTGGCCGAAGCCGTGCTGGATGCCCGTGATGGAAAGTGACCGGCCGACCAAGATGACGGTCGTCCGGACGTGCGACAGTTGGTGCGAATGTGTTGATTCAAGGTGAACGAATTTTGCCTTGACGGATTTTTGTGGCCGACCGGTTCCCGCAAGACTTGCCGATCGGTGACGGAGGACCATTCGGCTTGGGGTCTTGATAACCTAGGGGCCGAAGTATCCGGAATCACCTGACGATCCATCGGGTGAATCACCGACCGACGTCTCTTTTCTTGATGGATGATTCATGCCACTGAAAGAACTGCCGGAATTAACCCTCTCGCAATCAGCGATGAGTGTTTTGGAGGCCGCCGAAGCTGAAAACCGCCTGTCCCTGGTCGGCTCCGTTGCCGAATTAGTCGAAGCTGCGGCGCCGGTCGACCAGCGAGACGCCGCCGGATATTACACCGTCGGGTATGACATTCCCGGCAAAGGCTTCATACCCGAAGCCAAGGTGTGCGAAGTCAAAAATGGCATCGCGGCCAACTATTTGGATCCCTACATGCGACGCCGGGATCCGAACTGCATGGTCATCGGTGACAACCGCGAAACCGACAAGCCGCGCTACGAAGACCGATTCGGCGAAGCGTTTGATGGGCTTCGGCAGGAAACGTTCGAATGGCTGAAGACCCAGCCCTTGTCATGTTTCTTTTTCGAAACCGGCAGCAAAGACGATCCCATTCGCGCTGTTGCGATCTGTCCGACCAACGCGGCCTTCTTTGCACTCGGCTTGGCCATGCTGCAAGGCATCGTGCCGTTGGAAAAGGTCCGCAAGGCGGGCAGTGAGTATTTCCACAAAGCCATTCTGTACATCGCGCCGCCGTTCCGGCACACGCATTTCGAAGGCAAGCAAGTGGTTGTCCACAATCGTCGCTTTGACGATATGGGCAGCGATGGAAACACGACGACGCTTCACGAACTGTTTTCGTACAACTTGTATCCCGGACCGTCCGCCAAGAAGGGCGTCTATGGGATGTTGTTGACCGCGGGCGAACGTGACGAACAACCTTGGACCACCGCACACTGCAGCACAGTCCAGGTCATCACGCCGTATGACAACACCACGACGATCATGCACGAAGGTGCGTCCGGCGGTGGTAAGTCGGAAATGCTGGAACAAATGCACCGCGAATCTGACGGTCGTTTGAAATTGGCCACCAACCTGATCACCGGTGATGAACGGTTCCTGACGATCCCGCGTGCGTGTGAATTGCATCCGGTTACCGATGACATGGCACTGTGTCACCCGGATCTGAAAGGCCCCGACGAACGGACACGCAAGGTGACCTTGGTGGACGCCGAAGCCGCTTGGTTCATTCGCGTCAACCACATCACTCGGTACGGGACCGATCCGCACTTGGAAGCGTTGACTACGCATCCCCCGGGACCAATCCTGCACTTGAACATCGATACCGTTCCCGGTTCGACGGCACTGATTTGGGAACACATCCAAGACGAACCGGGCGTTCCCTGTCCCAACCCTCGGGTCGTGATGCCGCGGGAATACTATCCCAACATCGTCGACGCACCGGTGACCGTGGATATTCGATCCTTCGGCGTGCGATGCCCACCATGCACCATCGAAAAGCCAACCTACGGCATCATGGGTCTATTCCATGTCTTGCCGCCCGCCCTGGCTTGGTTGTGGCGGTTGGTGGCACCTCGCGGCCATGGCAACCCGTCGATCGTCGACACCGGCGGCATGCAGTCCGAAGGCGTGGGATCGTATTGGCCGTTCGCGACCGGACGTCGTGTCGACCAAGCCAACATCCTGTTGGATCAAATCACCGATACCACCGACACCATGTTCGTGCTGATTCCCAACCAACACATCGGTTGCTGGGATGTCGGATTCGCTCCGCAGTGGACCGTCCGTGAATACTTGGCAAGACGTGGTTCGTCCAAGTTCCGCGATAGCGAATTGGTCGAAGCCCGATGCCCGTTGCTCGGTCGCCATCGTCACACGATGCAGGTCGAAGGCCAAATCATCGGTACTTGGTTTTTTGACGTTTCGAAGCAACCCGAAGTGGGCGAAACCGCATATGACGCGGGTGCCGAGATTTTGTTCGACTTCTTCAAGACGCAATTGGCAAAATTCGATTCGCCCGATTTGTCGGCCAACGGACGGAAGATCATTGATGCCTGTTTGCAGGGCGCCAGCGTGTCCGATTACGACGACATGATCAAAGTCTGATAAAAAAATGCGGCCTTCAAACAAAGGCCGCATCACGGTTTCCATCGAATCCTCGCCGAGGACCCGTTAGGTGTTCTTGGCGAGGATTATTCGTATTTCCACTTCATGATCCACGGATCGTCGTACTGTTTTTGCAACTGTTTCAGTTTGCCCTGATACCGTTCCAAGACGTCGGCATGTCCGGGGCTGTCAGCCAGGTTGTTTGATTCGTTCGGGTCGTCTGCGATGTCGAACAATTCAAATTCAGGTCGCTGAACATACTGTCCGACGGTTCGCGTCCCATACGGGGCATCGGGGCCTTTTGCCCATTGAGCCTGCCAACTGCTTGCCGCCCAAAGATCGGACGCAAAGGGATACGGTAACGGGTGTGCGATGTTCCAGATCAGCTTGTATTTCGCATCGCGGATGACACGCATCGGATAGTACATCTGAATCTCATGAAACGTGTGCGAGGCAAAGATCTGTTCGTGGTGGGCGTCGTCTGGATGGGCCAGGCAATGCATCCATGATCGGCCGTGATAATGGTCAAATGGTTTTCCACCGTCGCGGTTCTCTTGCTCTGCTTCGCCGCGTTCTTTCCAGAACTTTTTGACGTTGATGATGTCTTTCGGGCAGTTGTTTTCCGTATCCAGGCCTCCGGCGAAATCCAGCAAGGTTGGTGTGATATCGATGTGGCTGATCATCGCATCCGATTCAATGCCGCGACGGGATTGATAGGGATCACGAACGACCATGGGAACTCGCAGGCCGCCCTCGTACACCGTTGTCTTTCCGCCGGCGAATG is from Crateriforma conspicua and encodes:
- a CDS encoding type I polyketide synthase; the encoded protein is MPSQINDEPESGAPPADDLNKRLSNLSPAQRELLARRLREKAQSSSANGSNHSNGHGAADPSVDAHRSTSAAPLHDDLIAIVGIGCRLPGAPNPDAYWQLIESGNRAIREIGSDRWDQRQFFDATGRSPGKMSVDKLALIDSVSDFDPEFFGISPREASRMDPQQRLLLEVVWETFEDAGVTIDALRGSRTGVYVGIGGTDYSKVPSRYPDYFEHIDAHLGTGNALSIAAGRISYLFDLRGPSFIVDTACSSALVAIHQAVVSLRRHESDAAIAGGVNLILTPETTIAFSKARMLSPDGDCRPFDDDANGYVRGEGCGMVLMKRYTDALRDGDQVCGVIRGSAINQDGRTSGITAPSSEAQVRCIREAMAGAKVTPDHVSYVEAHGTGTPLGDPIEMTALQQVFGGRTQDLSPVRVGSVKGNIGHTETVSGVAGLLKVLQMFRHQRIPRQAGFGRLNRNIRLEDNRLKIADQSHDWMCGDVGTRIAGVSSFGFGGTNAHLIVQEAPNPHTGENGTAVANGHVNGSTIAPVQRNGSSAASNGEIKSDAASQLVVLSAKDDGPLQDLAVQYADRCDEFDAAQLRDFAATTTLHRSSLTRRLAVVGNSGPDIAKSLRDFAAQEPARSLAKARYGRPPQGRRPKLAMVFTGQGSQYVGMGQTLAKQYEPFRRSIDASSQWVDPHLPYPLWDVLRGDAGDIDHTSLAQPAICAIQCALVDVLRDRGLTPDVVAGHSIGEIAAFYSVGAIDQRQAMLLATYRGKWMGDLPAGGTMAALLAPVEQVQQWIKQSGSSAVIAAMNGVNATVIAGTNDAVAELGRVAKDSSVAVYPLDVSHAFHSPLMRPAKQPLENELRRLLDPIQIPRNIRFASSLTGDWLEGSIDVDYWIEHLVSPVRFTDVMNRLAEVTNDLVIEVGPRPQLIGMLRRHQSTRTDPNHGQAETPELVSVLDSGTPDRESWLKTLGQAWTCGFDVDWKAEWNGKSFRRVALPLYPFARSRYWYDPPAKRGAAVGGSQVHPILGSQQTLAIGGTLFANTIRDRLPAFLADHIVSGSVTVPGAAWLESILAAARQCFPDQPIALESFEIQRPVFMQPERAVDVQVHVAPLAANRSKVQISTAEHDDETKVDWATCASATVRVGPTAVTYGDMSAAERSTPESLDEIPVDQFYQSAERAGLKYEPLFQVLRKIRVGQGIAIGELAVDATLESDVDNYRWHPVLLDGALQLIGAAIHGSRRSGERSDVAAFLPHSIGSVHLGPSTRQIAKAKAVLKSCDHDAIADVVLRDDQGDVVGTLVDVTLRRLQRDRRTNTEDPSRWIYQTQWSLAAEPDADFDGNLPSFVWPVSGQDQVQPEGHEWLWVQPSSKCFGSGAISGNCDLAARVADQTTAVLDFIQAALKHSPPPRVSVITQAAFNVADSTVDVDPVASAVAGLIRSATNECPGLRIRHLDVDVRDDSTAAMVRHWLASDDTVETESAIRDGQWWIPRLNHVPHALLSRPEGSELALPDRGEYRIRLDGTHRIEGLWAQRMPQEIPIDDEVRVRCRAVGLNFSDVLKSMDLYPGVTDQVVPLGIEVCGIVESVGPAVQDMHPGMRVMGVVPHGFASADRTTESLLTRVPDGLSDEEAAGVPIVFLTAHHALLNVGRLTAGEKVLIHAGAGGVGLAAIQVAQAVGADVYCTAGSEHKRQLLAQLGVPEDQIFDSRDLGSIEQIRRHSDGIDVVLNSLPGEWIDASIGLLRAHGRFLEIGKIDIYKNRPLGLLPFQDNLTYSAIDLDRLLRNRPTEVRELYRQVVDGFETGRYRPLPITRFRLDELPAAMRYMAARRNIGKIVVAPTLHRDDLARHSGSHLISGGSGAIATTVARRLIQRGAKRVDLVARRPLPERVQALAQWARQWDATVVYHQADVTDVDSMRTLVDQITQSTGQLRGVIHAAGVLDDRLIGSIDHDSLSDVLCPKTNGTVALHQATRSHDLDYFTLLGSVASVFGSPAQSNYAAANAFLEGFAAARRGAGLPANVVHWGPWDSANGGMTDDAATQKNIAALGMRPLPVEVASDVLIDAATAPAAPETLTVVDVDWRKMMAAGFADPGPSRLRGLTGSVSNDVSDSGSVDTEFLAVLDQAKVDSRLGLTLTYLSNQLAMILGMSADSIDRTEPLAALGLDSLMAIELKNNIEARLDVQLPISRFVENPSLSTLAEAVLDARDGK
- a CDS encoding DUF4914 family protein, giving the protein MPLKELPELTLSQSAMSVLEAAEAENRLSLVGSVAELVEAAAPVDQRDAAGYYTVGYDIPGKGFIPEAKVCEVKNGIAANYLDPYMRRRDPNCMVIGDNRETDKPRYEDRFGEAFDGLRQETFEWLKTQPLSCFFFETGSKDDPIRAVAICPTNAAFFALGLAMLQGIVPLEKVRKAGSEYFHKAILYIAPPFRHTHFEGKQVVVHNRRFDDMGSDGNTTTLHELFSYNLYPGPSAKKGVYGMLLTAGERDEQPWTTAHCSTVQVITPYDNTTTIMHEGASGGGKSEMLEQMHRESDGRLKLATNLITGDERFLTIPRACELHPVTDDMALCHPDLKGPDERTRKVTLVDAEAAWFIRVNHITRYGTDPHLEALTTHPPGPILHLNIDTVPGSTALIWEHIQDEPGVPCPNPRVVMPREYYPNIVDAPVTVDIRSFGVRCPPCTIEKPTYGIMGLFHVLPPALAWLWRLVAPRGHGNPSIVDTGGMQSEGVGSYWPFATGRRVDQANILLDQITDTTDTMFVLIPNQHIGCWDVGFAPQWTVREYLARRGSSKFRDSELVEARCPLLGRHRHTMQVEGQIIGTWFFDVSKQPEVGETAYDAGAEILFDFFKTQLAKFDSPDLSANGRKIIDACLQGASVSDYDDMIKV